Proteins co-encoded in one Kribbella solani genomic window:
- a CDS encoding helicase HerA-like domain-containing protein has protein sequence MAEKADVVETVKQGYAFDGAALELGALLIDGTPEPEAAVRIPLGMMNRHGLVAGATGTGKTKTLQLMAEQLSAAGVAVFAADVKGDLSGISQPGAGGDKLLARTKAIGQDWTATGFPTEFYALGGQGTGIPIRATITSFGPVLLSKVLGLNDVQESSLGLIFHYADKAGLTLLDLKDLRAVIQHLTSDEGKADLKDLGGLSAATAGVILRALIGFADQGAEAFFGEPEFDTADLLQQRDGKGVISLLELPNLQDRPALFSTFLMWLLADLYHDLPEVGDVDKPKLVFFFDEAHLLFNDASKAFLDSIAQTVRLIRSKGVGVFFVTQTPKDVPDAVLAQLGSRVQHQLRAHTPNDAKALKATVSTFPSSSYDLGEVLTQLGIGEAIVTVMNESGAPTPVAWTRLRAPQSLMAPASAEQLTATVQASPNNAKYSETVDRESAYEILAAKVQAGAEQAAAEEQAKEQAKPEPESRPRAQKPEKSMVEQVIGSTAFKQFARTAGREIVRGLFGAARRK, from the coding sequence ATGGCCGAGAAAGCCGACGTGGTGGAGACCGTCAAGCAGGGGTACGCGTTCGATGGGGCGGCGCTCGAGCTGGGCGCGCTGCTGATCGACGGTACGCCGGAACCGGAGGCGGCGGTCCGGATCCCGCTCGGGATGATGAACCGGCACGGCCTGGTCGCGGGCGCCACCGGTACCGGTAAGACGAAGACGCTGCAGCTGATGGCCGAGCAGCTCTCCGCGGCCGGCGTCGCGGTCTTCGCGGCCGACGTGAAGGGCGACCTGTCCGGGATCTCCCAGCCGGGCGCGGGCGGCGACAAACTGCTGGCCCGGACCAAGGCGATCGGCCAGGACTGGACCGCCACCGGCTTCCCGACCGAGTTCTACGCGCTCGGCGGGCAGGGTACGGGCATCCCGATCCGAGCCACCATCACCTCGTTCGGGCCGGTGCTGCTGTCCAAGGTGCTCGGGCTGAACGACGTACAGGAATCGTCGCTCGGGCTGATCTTCCACTACGCCGACAAGGCCGGCCTGACGCTGCTGGACCTGAAGGACCTGCGGGCCGTCATCCAGCACCTGACCTCGGACGAGGGCAAGGCGGACCTGAAGGATCTCGGCGGACTGTCGGCGGCGACCGCGGGCGTCATCCTGCGGGCGCTGATCGGGTTCGCCGACCAGGGTGCCGAGGCGTTCTTCGGCGAGCCCGAGTTCGACACCGCCGACCTGCTCCAGCAGCGCGACGGCAAGGGCGTCATCTCGCTGCTCGAGCTGCCCAACCTGCAGGACCGGCCGGCGCTGTTCTCCACCTTCCTGATGTGGCTGCTCGCGGACCTGTACCACGACCTGCCCGAGGTCGGCGACGTGGACAAGCCGAAGCTGGTGTTCTTCTTCGACGAGGCGCACCTGCTCTTCAACGACGCGTCGAAGGCGTTCCTGGACTCGATCGCGCAGACCGTCCGCCTGATCCGGTCGAAGGGCGTCGGCGTCTTCTTCGTCACCCAGACGCCGAAGGACGTACCGGACGCGGTTCTGGCGCAGCTCGGTTCGCGCGTCCAGCACCAGCTCCGGGCGCACACGCCGAACGACGCGAAGGCGCTGAAGGCGACCGTGTCGACGTTCCCGAGCTCGTCGTACGACCTCGGTGAGGTGCTGACCCAGCTCGGGATCGGCGAGGCGATCGTGACCGTGATGAACGAGTCGGGCGCGCCGACCCCGGTCGCCTGGACCCGGCTGCGGGCGCCGCAGTCGCTGATGGCGCCGGCCAGCGCGGAACAGCTCACGGCCACCGTGCAGGCCTCGCCGAACAACGCCAAGTACTCGGAGACGGTCGATCGCGAGTCGGCGTACGAGATCCTGGCGGCGAAGGTCCAGGCCGGAGCCGAGCAGGCGGCGGCCGAGGAACAGGCGAAGGAGCAGGCCAAGCCGGAGCCGGAGTCGCGGCCACGGGCGCAGAAGCCGGAGAAGTCGATGGTCGAGCAGGTGATCGGGTCGACCGCGTTCAAGCAGTTCGCCCGGACGGCCGGCCGGGAGATCGTCCGCGGCCTGTTCGGCGCGGCGCGCCGGAAGTAG
- a CDS encoding GGDEF domain-containing protein, with protein sequence MVAQSRRAVRSWALWTLTVPAFALVVLVDLAAIGYAAHAFAGRPDWRGLDVVVALTVAALISVEGARRVENRRRRGGALHKDLAPAWMIAAAVILHPALAILVALLLRIWWRIRAGKCIPYRWAFSTAVHVLAVGAAHAVFVSARQLTGDSGLGLVVSMIGGAAAYVVTDTLLCGLAISLIVPGSSRRETVGGRDDVCIDATAATFGVLLGSACLISPWFAFAAIPITLTAQRSLLLGQLETEAQTDPKTSLTRVDWWRRRTDQMLRTSRNQREPMAVLLIDIDHFKLVNDRHGHLVGDEALRAVATILRSAIRVKDVIGRFGGEEFVIALPDTGIDEATVTADRLRNAVAASPLAAMCAGVLDDPDLDPDTFHLTVSIGVAVYPGDGGTVDDLLLRADRAMYAAKAAGRNRVRLAADTVPIASLASHPIHRPTPADGTAATVVRPNANRATTAHPTTAHPTTEHPTTQGPNRPADRGITAPTAHSADRGIAAPTAHSADRPLASGVTPTDRP encoded by the coding sequence ATGGTTGCGCAGAGTAGGCGAGCGGTACGATCCTGGGCGCTCTGGACCCTGACGGTTCCGGCGTTCGCCCTCGTCGTGCTCGTCGACCTCGCCGCCATCGGGTACGCCGCGCACGCTTTCGCCGGCCGGCCGGACTGGCGCGGGCTCGATGTGGTGGTCGCGCTGACCGTGGCGGCGCTGATCTCGGTCGAGGGCGCCCGCCGGGTGGAGAACCGGCGGCGCCGCGGCGGCGCGCTGCACAAGGACCTGGCGCCCGCCTGGATGATCGCGGCGGCGGTGATCCTGCACCCGGCGCTGGCGATCCTGGTCGCGCTGCTGCTGCGGATCTGGTGGCGGATCCGCGCCGGGAAGTGCATTCCGTACCGCTGGGCGTTCTCCACCGCCGTCCACGTGCTCGCGGTCGGCGCGGCGCACGCGGTGTTCGTCTCGGCTCGGCAGCTGACCGGGGACAGTGGGCTCGGCCTGGTCGTGTCGATGATCGGCGGCGCGGCCGCCTACGTGGTGACTGACACTTTGCTGTGCGGGCTGGCGATTTCGCTGATCGTCCCGGGCAGCAGCCGGCGTGAGACGGTCGGCGGCCGGGACGACGTCTGTATCGACGCGACCGCCGCCACCTTCGGCGTCCTGCTCGGGAGCGCCTGCCTGATCAGCCCGTGGTTCGCGTTCGCGGCGATCCCGATCACGCTGACCGCGCAACGCTCGCTGCTCCTCGGGCAGCTCGAAACCGAGGCGCAGACCGACCCGAAGACCAGCCTGACTCGCGTCGACTGGTGGCGCCGGCGCACCGATCAGATGCTGCGTACGTCCCGGAACCAGCGCGAACCGATGGCGGTCCTGCTGATCGACATCGACCACTTCAAACTGGTCAACGACCGGCACGGCCACCTGGTCGGCGACGAGGCACTGCGCGCGGTCGCGACGATCCTGCGCAGCGCGATCCGGGTCAAGGACGTGATCGGGCGGTTCGGCGGCGAGGAGTTCGTGATCGCGCTCCCGGACACCGGGATCGACGAGGCGACCGTCACCGCGGACCGCCTCCGGAACGCCGTCGCCGCGAGCCCACTCGCCGCGATGTGCGCCGGCGTCCTCGATGATCCCGATCTGGACCCGGACACGTTCCACCTCACCGTCAGCATCGGCGTCGCCGTGTATCCAGGTGACGGCGGCACCGTCGACGACCTCCTGCTCCGCGCCGACCGAGCCATGTACGCGGCCAAAGCCGCCGGCCGAAACCGAGTCCGCCTGGCCGCCGACACGGTCCCGATCGCGTCGCTGGCATCCCACCCCATCCATCGCCCGACCCCAGCCGATGGCACCGCGGCGACGGTTGTCAGGCCCAACGCCAACCGCGCGACCACCGCACACCCGACCACCGCACACCCGACCACCGAGCACCCGACCACCCAGGGCCCCAACCGCCCGGCGGATCGCGG
- a CDS encoding type II toxin-antitoxin system VapB family antitoxin, producing MIFKRVGDDKPYPDHGLRPKDWSSLPPRQVRLDELVTTKGTLDLNALLDEDSTFYGDLFAHVVEWKGDMYLEDGLHRALRAALQQRQVLHARVLVVD from the coding sequence GTGATCTTCAAGCGTGTCGGGGACGACAAGCCGTACCCGGACCACGGGCTGCGGCCGAAGGACTGGTCTTCGCTGCCGCCACGGCAGGTGCGGCTGGACGAGCTCGTCACGACCAAGGGCACCCTTGACCTGAACGCGCTGCTGGACGAGGACTCGACCTTCTACGGCGACCTGTTCGCGCATGTAGTGGAGTGGAAGGGCGACATGTACCTCGAGGACGGGCTGCACCGGGCGCTGCGCGCCGCGCTGCAGCAGCGTCAGGTCCTGCACGCCCGGGTCCTGGTAGTGGACTGA
- a CDS encoding potassium/proton antiporter, with the protein MDVAELDRILLAGAAILLVAVVAVRLSGRIGLPSLLIYLGMGLLLGESGPGHIDFENAQLAHALGFAALVVILTEGGLTTRWNEVRPVMPLGLVLATLGVAVSVGVVACVAHFVLGLSWQLSVLLGAITSPTDAAAVFSVLRKVPIRPRLRGALEAESGLNDAPTVLLVTLVSTGEVGEKGLLAFSGLVLYELVVGALFGLAVGWVSVRLIRRMALGSAGLYPLTVLSVAFISYAGGSVLLHVSGFAAVYVTSLVLGRAELPHRMATRSFVDGIAWLAQIGLFVMLGLLASPGRFVLNDVVVALVIGVAVTVVGRFASVAISATPFRLPWREQTFIAWAGLRGAVPIVLATIPLAEGVPHADRIFDVVFVLVLVFTLLQGPSLPWLAARLKVLDENAAHEVDIDVAPLESLGADMLQVHVPSESKLAGVEIGELRLPPGVSVSLVIRNKQTFVPDRRTVLRAADSLLVVAPSPVREQTVSRLRAVSRAGRLAGWFGERGREQH; encoded by the coding sequence ATGGACGTTGCCGAGCTCGACCGGATTCTGCTGGCCGGTGCGGCGATCCTGCTGGTCGCCGTGGTGGCCGTGCGCCTGTCGGGCCGGATCGGGCTTCCGTCGCTGCTGATCTACCTCGGGATGGGCCTGCTGCTCGGCGAGTCCGGCCCGGGCCACATCGACTTCGAGAACGCCCAGCTCGCGCACGCTCTGGGGTTCGCCGCGCTGGTGGTGATCCTGACCGAGGGCGGTCTGACCACCAGATGGAACGAAGTACGCCCGGTGATGCCACTTGGGCTCGTACTGGCAACACTCGGTGTCGCCGTCAGCGTCGGCGTGGTCGCCTGTGTAGCGCATTTCGTCCTCGGGCTCAGTTGGCAGCTGTCCGTGCTGCTCGGCGCGATCACCTCCCCCACGGACGCAGCCGCGGTGTTCTCCGTACTCCGAAAAGTGCCGATCCGGCCGCGCCTCCGCGGCGCGCTGGAAGCCGAGTCCGGGCTGAACGACGCCCCGACCGTGTTGCTCGTCACACTCGTGAGCACGGGCGAGGTCGGCGAAAAGGGCCTCCTGGCGTTCAGCGGCCTGGTCCTGTACGAGCTGGTGGTCGGCGCGCTTTTCGGTCTGGCCGTTGGCTGGGTGAGCGTCCGCCTGATCCGCCGGATGGCACTCGGCTCGGCCGGGCTCTACCCACTGACGGTGCTGTCGGTCGCCTTCATCTCGTACGCGGGTGGTTCCGTCCTGCTGCATGTCTCCGGGTTCGCGGCGGTGTACGTGACCTCGCTCGTACTCGGACGGGCGGAGCTGCCGCACCGGATGGCGACCCGGTCGTTCGTCGACGGGATCGCCTGGCTGGCTCAGATCGGGTTGTTCGTGATGCTCGGCCTGCTGGCGTCGCCAGGGCGCTTCGTATTGAACGATGTGGTGGTCGCGCTGGTCATCGGTGTGGCCGTGACGGTGGTCGGGCGGTTCGCGTCGGTGGCGATCTCGGCCACGCCGTTCCGATTGCCGTGGCGCGAACAGACATTCATCGCCTGGGCGGGCCTGCGTGGCGCCGTACCGATCGTGCTGGCGACGATCCCGCTGGCCGAGGGCGTACCGCATGCGGACCGGATCTTCGACGTGGTGTTCGTGCTCGTGCTGGTGTTCACGCTACTCCAAGGCCCCTCCCTGCCCTGGTTGGCGGCCCGGCTGAAGGTACTGGACGAGAACGCGGCGCACGAAGTGGACATCGACGTGGCGCCGCTCGAGTCGCTCGGCGCGGACATGCTCCAGGTACACGTCCCGAGCGAGTCCAAACTGGCCGGGGTGGAGATCGGCGAGCTCCGGCTCCCGCCAGGCGTGTCGGTGTCGCTGGTGATCCGCAACAAGCAGACGTTCGTACCCGATCGGCGGACCGTCCTGCGGGCCGCCGACTCACTGCTGGTGGTTGCTCCGAGCCCGGTCCGCGAGCAGACCGTGAGCCGCCTGCGTGCCGTCTCCCGGGCCGGTCGCCTGGCCGGCTGGTTCGGTGAACGCGGCCGGGAACAGCACTAG
- the upp gene encoding uracil phosphoribosyltransferase: MQILVVDHPLVAHKLTALRDEHTDSPTFRRLTEELVTLLAYEATRDVRTGPVTVQTPVAAAPGVKLTSPKPLVVPILRAGLGMLEGMTRLLPTAEVGFLGMIRNEETLTASTYAERLPEDLSGRQCYVLDPMLATGGTLAAAIQFLVDRGADHITAICLLAAPEGVQRVERELTDLDVPCNLVVAAMDSHLNEKGYIVPGLGDAGDRLYGVAQ, translated from the coding sequence ATGCAGATCCTCGTTGTGGACCACCCGCTCGTCGCTCACAAGCTCACCGCGCTACGCGACGAGCACACGGACTCACCCACGTTCCGGCGGCTGACCGAGGAACTCGTCACGCTGCTCGCCTACGAGGCGACGCGGGACGTCCGGACCGGTCCGGTCACCGTCCAGACCCCGGTCGCGGCCGCGCCGGGCGTCAAGCTGACCTCACCGAAGCCGCTGGTGGTACCCATCCTGCGCGCCGGGCTCGGCATGCTGGAGGGGATGACCCGGTTGCTGCCGACCGCCGAGGTCGGGTTCCTGGGCATGATCCGGAACGAGGAGACGCTGACCGCGTCGACGTACGCCGAGCGGTTGCCGGAGGACCTGTCCGGCCGCCAGTGCTACGTACTCGACCCGATGCTCGCCACCGGCGGCACGCTCGCGGCGGCGATCCAGTTCCTGGTCGATCGCGGCGCCGACCACATCACCGCGATCTGTCTGCTGGCCGCGCCGGAGGGCGTACAGCGGGTCGAACGCGAACTGACCGACCTGGACGTCCCGTGCAACCTGGTGGTCGCCGCGATGGACTCCCACCTGAACGAGAAGGGCTACATCGTGCCGGGGCTGGGCGACGCAGGTGACCGTTTGTATGGGGTAGCGCAGTAA
- a CDS encoding LytR C-terminal domain-containing protein: MTAIHPQPRPHSRARWRTPITMVILLGILAGGGWWGWKAISSSADPTCVAQKLPNNRLVPKQVVLNVYNGGARAGSAGRVAEVLKKYGFNINKISNEPKGDKVDVVSLRGASANAPEMLLVAGQLNQKAVMVADGRTDHTVDLVIGAGFGSVKLKGIPSVSVPAGTEVCLPVIRTPQPIPSGQNPN; this comes from the coding sequence ATGACAGCGATACATCCGCAACCGAGGCCGCACTCGCGGGCCCGGTGGCGTACGCCGATCACGATGGTGATCCTGCTCGGCATCCTGGCCGGCGGCGGCTGGTGGGGCTGGAAGGCGATCAGCAGCAGCGCCGACCCGACCTGCGTCGCGCAGAAGCTGCCGAACAACCGCCTGGTGCCCAAACAGGTGGTCCTGAACGTGTACAACGGCGGCGCCCGGGCCGGATCGGCCGGCCGGGTCGCGGAGGTGCTGAAGAAGTACGGGTTCAACATCAACAAGATCTCGAACGAGCCCAAGGGCGACAAGGTCGACGTGGTGTCGCTGCGCGGCGCGAGCGCGAACGCGCCCGAGATGCTGCTGGTCGCCGGTCAGCTGAACCAGAAGGCGGTGATGGTCGCCGACGGCCGCACCGACCACACCGTCGACCTGGTGATCGGCGCCGGCTTCGGCTCGGTCAAGCTCAAGGGCATCCCGTCGGTCTCGGTCCCGGCCGGCACCGAGGTCTGCCTGCCGGTGATCCGTACCCCGCAGCCGATCCCCTCCGGCCAGAACCCGAACTGA
- a CDS encoding nucleoside deaminase has product MALALEEGELALPDVPIGALVVTEEGEIIGRGHNEREATGDPTAHAEVLAIRAAAEHVGEWRLTGCTLVVTLEPCTMCAGAIVLSRLDRLVFAAYDEKAGAVGSLWDVVRDRRLNHRPEVVGGVLADEAGARLRDFFIGHRS; this is encoded by the coding sequence ATGGCGCTGGCCCTGGAGGAGGGCGAGCTGGCGCTGCCGGACGTACCGATCGGTGCGCTGGTGGTGACCGAGGAGGGCGAGATCATCGGCCGCGGTCACAATGAGCGCGAGGCGACCGGCGACCCGACCGCGCACGCCGAGGTGCTGGCGATCCGGGCGGCCGCCGAACACGTCGGTGAGTGGCGGCTGACCGGCTGCACCCTCGTGGTCACCTTGGAGCCGTGCACGATGTGTGCGGGGGCGATCGTGCTGTCCCGGCTGGACCGGCTGGTGTTCGCCGCGTACGACGAGAAGGCGGGCGCGGTCGGATCACTCTGGGACGTGGTCCGGGACCGTCGGCTGAACCATCGGCCCGAGGTAGTGGGCGGGGTGCTGGCCGACGAGGCGGGTGCCAGGCTGCGCGATTTCTTCATCGGCCACAGATCTTGA
- a CDS encoding tRNA adenosine deaminase-associated protein produces the protein MSDALAGTTDLDFAVAAYTEDGNWTVTPLVLRGEPDLSTLVSALRRYPGEGGVLGMVSVDEDFFVLVRVLGGRARLLISDVTAATEWPLARQIVDELDIPLADDDDEQVPAGDLTIIADLGMNAMDLGALCDDVDLLPEEMLEEIAEELGFGNQFHDALEALG, from the coding sequence GTGTCTGATGCCTTGGCTGGGACCACTGACCTCGACTTCGCGGTTGCCGCGTACACCGAGGACGGGAACTGGACGGTGACTCCACTCGTGCTCCGCGGCGAGCCGGACCTCTCCACGCTGGTGTCGGCGCTGCGCCGCTACCCGGGCGAGGGTGGCGTACTCGGGATGGTGTCCGTCGACGAGGACTTCTTCGTCCTGGTCCGGGTGCTCGGCGGCCGCGCCCGGCTGCTGATCTCCGACGTCACCGCGGCGACCGAATGGCCGCTGGCCCGGCAGATCGTGGACGAGCTGGACATCCCGCTGGCCGATGACGACGACGAGCAGGTCCCGGCCGGCGACCTGACGATCATCGCAGACCTGGGCATGAACGCGATGGACCTCGGCGCGCTCTGCGACGACGTCGACCTGCTCCCGGAGGAGATGCTGGAGGAGATCGCCGAGGAGCTCGGGTTCGGCAACCAGTTCCACGACGCGCTCGAAGCCCTTGGCTAG
- a CDS encoding 1,4-dihydroxy-2-naphthoyl-CoA synthase, translating into MTVSEIFDPSAWKQVDGFELTDITYHRAVDAGVVRIAFNRPEVRNAFRPQTVDELYRVLDHARMSSDVGCVLLTGNGPSAKDGGWAFCSGGDQRIRGKDGYKYAEGTTADTIDPARAGRLHILEVQRLIRFMPKVVICVVPGWAAGGGHSLHVVADLTLASAEHARFKQTDADVASFDGGFGSAYLARQVGQKFAREIFFLGDEYTADDACRMGMVNKVVPHAELETVALEWGKKICAKSPTAQRMLKYAFNLIDDGLVGQQLFAGEATRLAYGTDEAAEGRDSFLQKRPADWSPYPYAF; encoded by the coding sequence GTGACTGTTTCCGAGATCTTCGACCCGTCGGCCTGGAAGCAGGTGGACGGCTTCGAGCTGACCGACATCACCTACCACCGCGCGGTCGACGCCGGCGTCGTACGGATCGCTTTCAACCGCCCCGAGGTACGGAACGCGTTCCGGCCGCAAACGGTCGACGAGTTGTACCGCGTCCTGGACCACGCCCGGATGTCGAGCGATGTCGGGTGTGTACTGCTCACCGGCAACGGACCGTCCGCGAAGGACGGCGGCTGGGCGTTCTGCTCCGGTGGCGATCAGCGGATTCGGGGCAAGGACGGTTACAAGTACGCCGAGGGGACGACGGCTGACACGATCGACCCGGCGCGCGCCGGCCGGCTGCACATTCTTGAGGTGCAGCGACTGATCCGCTTCATGCCGAAGGTGGTGATCTGTGTCGTTCCGGGCTGGGCCGCGGGTGGCGGGCACAGCCTGCACGTGGTCGCGGACCTGACGCTGGCGTCGGCGGAGCACGCGCGGTTCAAGCAGACCGACGCGGACGTGGCGTCGTTCGACGGTGGGTTCGGTTCGGCGTACCTGGCGCGGCAGGTCGGGCAGAAGTTCGCCCGGGAGATCTTCTTCCTCGGCGACGAGTACACGGCCGACGACGCCTGCCGGATGGGCATGGTCAACAAGGTGGTGCCGCACGCCGAGCTGGAGACGGTGGCGCTGGAGTGGGGCAAGAAGATCTGCGCGAAGTCGCCGACCGCGCAGCGGATGCTCAAGTACGCGTTCAACCTGATCGACGACGGTCTGGTCGGGCAGCAGCTGTTCGCCGGCGAGGCGACCCGGTTGGCGTACGGCACCGACGAGGCGGCCGAGGGCCGGGATTCCTTCCTGCAAAAGCGTCCGGCTGATTGGTCACCGTACCCGTACGCGTTCTAG
- a CDS encoding IS110 family transposase — MSTIAQPDAVSQAEITGGVDTHRDTHTAAAIDQTGRMLGHQTFPATGAGYAALLAWLGSFGPVVLIGVEGTGAYGSGLTGYLTGQGVTVVEIDRPSRKTRRTAGKSDPIDAEAAARAALGKVRTGIPKNRDGQVEALRNLRIARNSAVSQRADCLRRIKALIVTAPHDLRQQLRGLTNPRLIDTCHNLRPDPNQIAIPQHAVKTALRSLARRHLAAQHEIAELDQLITELINTINPELLTLNGVGPDVAGQLLVTIGQNPERIHSEGAFAMLCGVAPIPASSGQTHRHRLNRGGDRQANSALYTIVISRLRWDPRTRAYLERRTTNGLSKKDIIRCLKRLIAREIYYVLTKPQTP, encoded by the coding sequence ATGTCTACCATCGCACAGCCAGATGCCGTGTCCCAGGCCGAGATCACCGGTGGTGTCGACACTCACCGCGATACCCATACGGCGGCTGCGATCGACCAGACGGGCCGGATGCTCGGTCACCAGACCTTTCCCGCCACTGGTGCCGGCTATGCGGCTTTGCTGGCCTGGCTGGGCTCGTTCGGGCCGGTCGTTCTGATCGGTGTCGAGGGCACCGGCGCTTACGGGTCGGGCCTGACCGGCTACCTGACCGGGCAGGGTGTGACCGTGGTCGAGATCGACCGGCCCAGTCGTAAAACCCGCCGGACAGCAGGCAAGTCCGACCCGATCGACGCCGAAGCAGCCGCCCGAGCCGCTTTGGGCAAAGTACGCACCGGCATCCCCAAGAACCGTGACGGGCAGGTCGAGGCACTACGGAACCTGCGCATCGCCCGCAACAGCGCCGTCAGCCAGCGCGCTGACTGCCTGCGCAGAATCAAGGCCCTGATCGTCACCGCACCACACGACCTGCGCCAGCAACTACGCGGCCTCACCAACCCGCGCCTGATCGACACCTGCCACAACCTGCGACCCGACCCTAATCAGATCGCGATCCCACAACACGCCGTCAAAACCGCGCTACGCTCCCTGGCCCGCCGTCACCTCGCAGCCCAGCACGAGATCGCCGAGCTCGATCAACTCATCACCGAACTCATCAACACGATCAACCCCGAACTGCTCACCCTCAACGGCGTCGGCCCCGATGTCGCCGGCCAACTCCTGGTCACCATCGGACAAAACCCAGAACGCATCCACTCCGAAGGCGCCTTCGCGATGCTCTGCGGAGTCGCCCCCATCCCCGCATCATCCGGCCAGACCCACCGCCACCGACTCAACCGCGGCGGCGATCGCCAAGCCAACTCAGCCCTCTACACCATCGTCATCAGCCGACTCCGCTGGGACCCACGCACCCGCGCCTACCTCGAACGCCGCACAACCAACGGACTGTCCAAGAAAGACATCATCCGATGCCTCAAACGCCTCATCGCACGCGAGATCTACTACGTCCTCACCAAACCACAAACCCCTTGA
- a CDS encoding teichoic acid biosynthesis protein C: MDKLSRRGLLTGAGAVVAAGTFGLPTATARNLSPTALPTTKRFKMSATTNEFFRSQPLHDATVMQSFAFDTPNNRLFAAQVRGGSVSNGGDLTLTRLDFAGNELGYMYLTGFGHAVSIGAEASGSTTYIWTETDVDTTNGRGRQICRFPWQSGKTLTTASVTKWKPVSNGTIFTPATDQRFGRLGVRYALADGMHINVYSLAAARAGDFSTVLASFKQPALTPGIDFQGWTLYGSYAYFWEGEAYPGEPDETKANSKLWCYDINAGEIVDSFLTLAGKSLTYREAEGMAVYGSTDATARLYFGFASGVTGARRANLFYRNTLV; encoded by the coding sequence ATGGACAAACTCTCCCGTCGTGGGTTGCTGACGGGTGCCGGGGCAGTTGTTGCCGCCGGCACCTTTGGGCTGCCGACGGCCACCGCCCGGAACCTGTCCCCGACCGCCCTACCGACGACCAAGCGCTTCAAGATGAGCGCGACCACCAACGAGTTCTTTCGCAGTCAGCCGTTGCACGACGCGACCGTGATGCAGTCGTTCGCGTTCGACACGCCCAACAACCGGCTGTTCGCCGCGCAGGTACGCGGCGGCAGCGTGAGCAACGGTGGCGACCTGACCCTGACCCGGCTCGACTTCGCCGGCAACGAGCTCGGGTACATGTACCTGACCGGCTTCGGTCATGCCGTCTCGATCGGCGCCGAAGCATCCGGCAGCACGACGTACATCTGGACCGAGACCGATGTCGACACGACGAACGGACGCGGCCGCCAGATCTGCCGATTCCCCTGGCAGAGCGGGAAAACGCTGACGACGGCGTCGGTGACCAAGTGGAAGCCGGTCTCGAACGGAACGATCTTCACCCCCGCGACCGATCAGCGCTTCGGGCGACTCGGCGTACGCTATGCGCTCGCGGACGGGATGCACATCAACGTGTACTCGCTGGCGGCGGCGCGGGCCGGTGATTTCTCCACCGTGCTCGCATCGTTCAAGCAGCCCGCGCTGACGCCGGGGATCGACTTCCAGGGCTGGACGTTGTACGGGTCGTACGCGTACTTCTGGGAAGGCGAGGCGTATCCGGGTGAGCCTGACGAGACCAAGGCGAACTCGAAGCTGTGGTGCTACGACATCAATGCCGGTGAGATCGTCGACTCGTTCCTGACCCTGGCCGGGAAGAGCCTGACGTACCGGGAAGCTGAAGGGATGGCAGTCTACGGTTCCACCGATGCGACCGCCCGCCTGTACTTCGGCTTCGCCTCCGGCGTCACCGGCGCCCGCCGAGCCAACCTCTTCTACCGCAACACGCTGGTCTAG